From the genome of Trichomycterus rosablanca isolate fTriRos1 chromosome 18, fTriRos1.hap1, whole genome shotgun sequence:
TTATGATGACCTAGTGAAGTGACAACATTGTCCAACTCTTACCTTGATCACGGATGATTTCTCGCACGCCATGAAAGAAGCCTCGATACCGTGGCCGGAGAGAGCACTGGTCATGAATTAACTTTACCTAGGAAAATTAGCAATATTGGTGctaattgtaattaattaaaaaaattttcatTCTGAATTGATGTTGTTGATATGTTACAGTCCCCTCCACAATAATTGGCACCCCTGGTAAAGAAGAGTTACCCCTGAGTAAAAGAGGTGGGGGGAAACAATGCATTATGAGGAAAAATTTGATAATAACTTTGACATAATTTCTTGACAAAACCACTTGTGCCACCATTATTTGTCCCCcagcatttattacatttaatataaccTCTCTTTGCTAGCATTTTGCATTCCAGGTGCTTACATTTGTTGTTAGATGACATGAAAGGCTTTTTTCCTGGCAAGTCTTTCAAATAATCTGTTGGCATAGAGGTGGCATCTGATGGTAGTTTGAGAGACTTGGTGACCATAAGACAAACTATATTTATAAGGCTTTGGAGGACGACACCCACACATCACCACATTTAACAAAAGGGATTAGCATAATTGACTAAGACTATAAAAACATGTACATTTGTCTAACCTTGAGTGTCTCCATTGGACAGACCACTAGCACAGCTTCAGCGATGCCTGCTCCCAAGCCACATAGTAAGCTCTGAGTATTGTCAAGGCGACCTGTATCATCTCGCATCGGGTTGCTCAGGACTTCAAAAGTGCCAAATCTACCACAGAGttgaccatttaaaaaaaaaggttaaattCGATAAACAGTTGATTTAATTACATGGTTTagaatatttaatgttaatatctCTTACCGAATGGCAGACTTGGGTATTGAGCCGTACAGTAGTGAGCTCAGGCCTCTGTACAGCCCTCTCAGTCCATGATCCTGAACTGTTAGCTTCACACAGTCCCCTAAGCACATTTTAATGGTTTGAATCAAAAATTATTTAGCCATGAAAATACCAGACATCAATTTACCACACTGTTAATTTAGGTACTAAAATGCTCAGTAAGTGTGGTTTTGGTTCAGGTAGTTCCTAAATGGGGTTTTAAAGAACTCTTTACCTATGCCTCTGTATCGGGGTGGATTGGCTCGCTCGTCCAGCTGCAGCTGGGTCTTCACATACTCTGTCGGGAAGGTGATACATATCTCGATACCACCAGCAATACCACCTGCATACAGAAGAAAAATCAGCAAGGTATGTCTAAAATTAGGTTACTGTGAACTTCCTTCAAAACATGTCATTTAAGATGCACCCTTAAACCTTTAAAAGGTCCAATttgcattcacacacattagTGGGAAAATGAAGCAGAGTGCACACACTAGTAGGTATAATAAAATTCAAACACAGACAGCACTCGGGTGGTACAGTTCTAGGCTAGCCCAGCCATGGGTTTGAGCCCTGGCAGTGCAACAGACCTGGCCAGGTCCTCCACAGATACAACTGACGGCTGGCAGGGAGGGAAAGTGTACAGTAAAatataagtatatggacacctaaccataagCTGGTTATACATTCAAATCCAAAATCGAATGGAGTTGACCTCTGAAAGGTGTTCGACATGGTTAAGGTCAGTAAACTTGAAGTTGGTGCTAGTGAAGACTTTTGAGAGTACCTTAGAtcacaaacaaaataaacaaatggatcCTTGACCAAACTGAGGCTCTCTTATTGAGGACATATTATGTGAAGAACCAATTCACTGGAACAAGATGAATGGATACAATTTGAGAAACTATGAACAAGCCATTAAGAAACCTAAAAGCACAACAGACATGATGCTCCTGAGAATGATGCTCACACTATTCATATGgttcaataatataataacaataacaaacttaGTGGTTACAAGGTGAACTGAAGCAGcaattgtgttgttttttttccacaatATTGCACTTTTAGATGTTGGCCTTTCAGCAAGGGAGTTCGCCATGCTTGCATTAGTGAGAAGTATCTACACGTTGGACGGCATGGTCGCTCAatgggtagcaagaaggtcctgggtttgatccccaggtggggcggtctgggtcctttctgtgtagagtttgcatgttctcctcgtgtgtgcgtgggtttcctcccagtctaaagacctgcaagtgaggttaattggagatacaaagttgtctatgactgtgtttgacattaatcttgtgaattgatgaaccgtttctgtcaagaatgtaaccaaagtgcgtaaaacatgactttaaaatcctaataaatgaataaaataaatacatatatacgtTTATAATAGTGTTAACAATTAAATATCGATCAGGGTAGTTTTAATTTTTCAACGTATGCCATTTAAAGACAAGTTGATGGATGGAAGGCTAACGCTGACTTGCTAGCTAAAGTAGTGCAGGGCAGTTCATGGTTAGCTTTATTGCTATGTGATAATTAATTGCTGTTATCCAATGCTAATAACTTAGCATTaataattagcattagcataaacAAAATGGTTAGCCTCTTGCTAACAGCACCTGTGAGCGGGGTTGTAATGCATTAGATAATTTAAACCGGCTGCGGTTTGGCTCCCTACCAAAACAGCCGCCAGTTTGCAGTATGCATGTAAACACTTTATTTTACCTGCAAGAATTGCCTTTCCCGGGTGAGTGATTTTCCTCCGTGCCGTCGCAGCAGCTGCTAACCTCCGTTTCTCTGCAGAAATGTTGTGAACGGGGAAGAAACTGCTCGCCATGACACTCAAACATGACGGTGCTTCTggatgctgctgctgctgcaaaaTGCATCTGCGTCTCAAACCAGCATCTTTACACGGTCCTTCTGAAACAGAGAACGGTTTATACAGAGACGACATGTTTCTCACTGCAGacaaacaaatacatgaaataacTGGGACGGAATAAAGCACCCAGCAACGTGCACTCTGCCCAATGAGACAGAGCCAACACAATCACTGGCGAACCGCTCTGCCCTGTCGGTGTGCTGCTCATGAATAATGAAATCTGTGCCACACCACAAGCACACTTATTGGTCTGAATGTGGTTTATTCAAATATTTCAGAGCTACCACAAAACTGCCAGAGCTACATAAATCTGTGCTGACATGTTTCATGGTGTGAAATACATGATAGGTGGGTTGGGTGAGCAGTTGTCCCCCTGTCCAGGCTGATGTAAGAGTTCCCTCGAGTTACCACGTCGACCCCCCCATTCATCCCCCAAACACTGTTCACATAAAACATAGAATCTTTactttaaaatataaacattttatttttaaattaaggaaaaaaaattagCAAAGACACGTTATTGATaatacaaaacaacaaaaatgccAACAGCTCATCTTTTTGGAGAAACTCCAAAAGCAAGTAAGGTCCCTTTTTTGATTGCAAAATACCATGTGTAAGATTATTAAATGGATAATGTGAAACTTGATTATGAAACTGTAAAGTCgcttctgttgatgcatgctca
Proteins encoded in this window:
- the slc25a1a gene encoding tricarboxylate transport protein A, mitochondrial, with the protein product MSSLYKPFSVSEGPCKDAGLRRRCILQQQQHPEAPSCLSVMASSFFPVHNISAEKRRLAAAATARRKITHPGKAILAGGIAGGIEICITFPTEYVKTQLQLDERANPPRYRGIGDCVKLTVQDHGLRGLYRGLSSLLYGSIPKSAIRFGTFEVLSNPMRDDTGRLDNTQSLLCGLGAGIAEAVLVVCPMETLKVKLIHDQCSLRPRYRGFFHGVREIIRDQGVRGTYQGLTATVLKQGSNQAIRFYVMNLLRNWYKGDDPACEMHPLVTAVFGATAGAASVFGNTPLDVVKTRMQGLEAHRYKNTLDCAFQILKNEGPQAFYKGTVPRLGRVCLDVAIVFVLYEEVVKLLNKAWPTD